Proteins encoded together in one Musa acuminata AAA Group cultivar baxijiao chromosome BXJ3-6, Cavendish_Baxijiao_AAA, whole genome shotgun sequence window:
- the LOC135641340 gene encoding WAT1-related protein At5g07050-like, with protein MPNPETHSPAALRRQGSCSKFFQVCKPYVAMILLQFGYADMNIITKVSLDDGMSHYVLVVYRHAFATLSIAPFALTLKRPVIDQNFYYAGLKFTSPAMTFVLAVLCRMEKVDLKKVRFQAKVVGTLVTVAGAMLMTLYKGPLMEMVWTKHMHDRPHQANVPGSRAASSLSLQPWLGLLSSSSR; from the exons ATGCCGAATCCAGAGACACACTCTCCTGCTGCGTTGAGGAGGCAAGGGAGCTGCAGCAAGTTCTTCCAGGTCTGCAAGCCGTACGTCGCCATGATCTTGCTCCAATTCGGCTACGCCGACATGAACATCATCACCAAGGTCTCCCTCGACGACGGGATGAGCCACTACGTGCTGGTCGTCTATCGACATGCCTTCGCCACCTTGTCCATAGCCCCCTTCGCCCTCACCCTCAAGAG GCCGGTCATAGACCAGAATTTCTACTACGCCGGGTTGAAGTTCACGTCGCCCGCCATGACCTTCGTGCTGGCCGTCCTATGCAG GATGGAGAAGGTTGATCTGAAGAAGGTGAGATTCCAAGCCAAGGTGGTCGGGACGCTGGTGACTGTGGCCGGGGCTATGTTGATGACCCTGTACAAGGGGCCTCTTATGGAGATGGTGTGGACGAAGCATATGCATGACCGTCCCCACCAAGCCAACGTACCTGGTTCAAGGGCTGCATCTTCCTTGTCATTGCAACCCTGGCTTGGACTTCTCTCTTCATCCTCCAGGTAA
- the LOC135641527 gene encoding E3 ubiquitin-protein ligase SGR9, amyloplastic-like codes for MDFSLPSSSGEVVMAALLGLPSASFSDVARSLSYDLSLQRRRLAFLLVSPFHFSLTLSFLRSLTLPQKTLLLARYLLSCLRKLLPSLSGPSHPLRLRDLDAALLLLAMCDAYDPTVARLSNWHSAVSDNVLRSMLSPSGLGTDAWAVVRHYVDAAVKCRRLTEALSDIGGGGQKVDGEAGAWVAAVVALPSVECRTGGWECVICKEEMAAGRDVCELPCRHRFHWGCVLGWLGKRNTCPCCRHELPTEDVFCEMGRLWRAAAKMGDQWTT; via the coding sequence ATGGACTTCTCCTTGCCCTCCTCCTCTGGTGAAGTCGTAATGGCCGCCCTCCTGGGCCTCCCCTCCGCCTCCTTTTCGGATGTCGCGCGCTCCTTGTCCTACGACCTCAGCCTCCAACGCCGCCGCCTCGCCTTCCTCCTCGTCTCCCCCTTCCACTTCTCCCTCACCCTCTCCTTCCTCCGCTCCCTCACCCTCCCTCAGAAGACTCTCCTCCTCGCCCGCTATCTTCTCTCCTGTCTCCGCAAGCTACTCCCCTCCCTCTCTGGTCCCTCCCACCCCCTCCGCCTGCGTGACCTCGACGCAGCCCTCCTCCTCCTGGCCATGTGCGACGCCTACGACCCGACCGTCGCCCGCCTCTCCAACTGGCACTCAGCCGTCTCTGACAACGTTCTTCGCTCCATGCTGAGCCCCTCGGGGCTCGGAACCGATGCATGGGCCGTCGTCCGCCATTACGTCGACGCCGCCGTCAAGTGCCGGCGGTTGACGGAAGCTCTCTCGGATATTGGGGGCGGCGGGCAAAAGGTGGACGGCGAAGCCGGCGCGTGGGTGGCGGCCGTGGTCGCGCTGCCGTCGGTGGAGTGTAGGACGGGAGGGTGGGAGTGCGTGATATGCAAGGAGGAGATGGCGGCGGGGAGGGACGTGTGCGAGCTGCCGTGCAGGCATCGGTTCCACTGGGGGTGCGTCCTGGGGTGGCTGGGGAAGCGGAACACGTGCCCATGCTGCCGGCACGAGCTGCCGACGGAGGACGTGTTCTGTGAGATGGGGAGACTGTGGCGAGCTGCGGCTAAGATGGGCGATCAGTGGACGACATGA
- the LOC103987949 gene encoding uncharacterized protein LOC103987949 isoform X2, producing MIDKENTKATGIEIAKLIGQQMVDVGAELYYHKFQPHANQFHPLHFFSSITNTLEMQDNSSCTSFGLNSVGIIRAPHGDGKESIVLVTPYNAKNLRQDEALSLGLAFSIFSLLSRVTWLEKDIVWLAADSRYGEYIAVDTWLKDYHNPSFLSDSGKIVAGICFEENIHRFMDQLKVNGPKCNVFKRAGTMAVALVFKIVDKEEERDCVTIHAEASNGQMPNLDLISIVRYLAVHRQGLHVKIETMQSLLKSALLKFIGEMLQWFGKLAKQFNPKWKFDITAAKYVQGTATLASSIYYQAIGVPTGSHGAFRDYQVDAVTLELSPRFPLNNDNSRYAFLLRSGRLIEAVIRSVNNLLEKFHQSFFLYLLTAPHKFVSVGVYMIPFALLIAPLPIVAAALFSRSDKLGLSADEMNPEPGCASHAEISSGSWKWLQAAKVVFMIHLWGIIVSLLPSILSQLPLTIPTNLMLVWAAIAIGTLLICYLVLGTCSTHCGWELLKSVMIAAASMGLSLMSVINFSTAQTGAMLIVPMCLLVQPLRKQVEESVCLRSALLVICNLALVVVGFPTVALLTSRGAFEDFGKTSIGTFWELSQLLWSWNSATYLYLLWIHLPCWVLCLHILLYPCIGRSSKP from the exons ATGATTGATAAAGAAAACACAAAAGCTACAGGAAT AGAAATAGCAAAATTGATAGGTCAGCAGATGGTGGATGTGGGTGCTGAATTGTATTACCACAAATTCCAACCTCATGCCAATCAGTTCCATCCTCTTCATTTTTTCTCTTCCAtcactaatactttggagatgcaaGATAACTCTAGCTGCACATCATTTGGTCTCAATTCTGTTGGTATTATACGAGCGCCTCATGGTGATGGGAAAGAATCGATTGTGTTGGTAACTCCTTACAATGCAAAGAATCTCAGACAGGATGAAGCCTTATCACTAGGGCTTGCCTTCTCAATTTTCTCACTTCTTAGCAGAGTTACATGGCTTGAAAAGGATATAGTTTGGTTAGCTGCAGATTCCAGATATGGAGAGTATATAGCAGTTGATACTTGGCTAAAAGACTACCATAATCCTTCTTTCCTTAGTGATTCAGGGAAGATAGTTGCTGGTATATGTTTTGAAGAAAATATTCACCGTTTTATGGATCAATTAAAGGTTAATGGACCAAAGTGTAATGTTTTTAAGCGTGCTGGAACTATGGCTGTTGCTCTTGTATTTAAGATCGTGGACAAGGAGGAAGAAAGAGATTGTGTTACTATACATGCAGAGGCATCTAATGGCCAGATGCCTAATCTTGATCTTATTAGTATTGTTCGTTATTTGGCAGTTCACAGACAAGGTCTGCATGTAAAGATTGAAACCATGCAATCATTACTTAAATCTGCATTGCTCAAGTTTATTGGTGAAATGCTGCAATGGTTTGGTAAACTGGCCAAACAATTTAATCCAAAATGGAAATTTGATATTACAGCTGCCAAATATGTTCAAGGCACTGCTACTCTTGCAAGCTCAATTTATTATCAG GCCATTGGTGTGCCAACTGGGTCCCATGGGGCTTTCCGTGATTACCAAGTGGATGCAGTTACTCTTGAGCTCTCCCCCAGATTCCCTCTTAATAATGACAACAGTCGATATGCATTTCTTCTTAGGAGTGGCAG GTTAATTGAAGCAGTCATCCGCTCAGTAAATAACCTTCTCGAGAAGTTTCATCAGTCATTTTTCCTCTATCTCTTAACAGCTCCTCATAAGTTTGTGTCTGTCGGAGTTTACATGATTCCATTTGCACTGCTAATAGCTCCTCTTCCAATAGTCGCTGCTGCTCTCTTTTCTCGTAGTGATAAATTAGGGCTTTCAGCAGATGAAATGAACCCAGAACCTGGATGTGCCAGTCACGCAGAAATCAGCTCTGGATCATGGAAATGGCTTCAAGCTGCAAAAGTGGTATTCATGATTCACTTGTGGGGGATCATCGTGTCATTGCTGCCGAGCATTCTTTCCCAACTCCCCCTTACAATCCCAACAAATCTCATGTTAGTTTGGGCTGCAATAGCCATCGGAACCCTGCTGATCTGCTACCTGGTTTTGGGCACTTGTTCCACCCATTGTGGATGGGAACTTCTGAAATCTGTGATGATTGCTGCTGCTTCAATGGGTCTGAGCTTAATGTCAGTCATCAATTTCTCAACTGCACAGACTGGGGCCATGCTGATTGTTCCAATGTGTTTGTTAGTTCAACCTCTGAGGAAGCAGGTGGAGGAAAGTGTTTGTCTCAGGTCAGCACTACTGGTGATCTGCAATTTAGCTCTGGTTGTGGTTGGGTTTCCAACAGTTGCATTACTGACATCTAGAGGTGCGTTTGAGGATTTTGGAAAGACAAGTATCGGTACCTTCTGGGAATTGTCACAGCTCTTATGGTCATGGAACAGCGCCACTTATCTGTACCTACTATGGATTCATCTACCTTGTTGGGTTCTTTGCTTGCATATTTTGCTCTATCCATGTATCGGGAGGTCATCCAAACCATGA
- the LOC103987949 gene encoding uncharacterized protein LOC103987949 isoform X1 — protein sequence MAAEAAEEKRQPRTRPRSRLIVRLAGFLVAHSVLVSVVCGIAGSIAFLLLPLLAKNTYVSENALMPGSANPMFSSQDVLEANRFVEEMIDKENTKATGIEIAKLIGQQMVDVGAELYYHKFQPHANQFHPLHFFSSITNTLEMQDNSSCTSFGLNSVGIIRAPHGDGKESIVLVTPYNAKNLRQDEALSLGLAFSIFSLLSRVTWLEKDIVWLAADSRYGEYIAVDTWLKDYHNPSFLSDSGKIVAGICFEENIHRFMDQLKVNGPKCNVFKRAGTMAVALVFKIVDKEEERDCVTIHAEASNGQMPNLDLISIVRYLAVHRQGLHVKIETMQSLLKSALLKFIGEMLQWFGKLAKQFNPKWKFDITAAKYVQGTATLASSIYYQAIGVPTGSHGAFRDYQVDAVTLELSPRFPLNNDNSRYAFLLRSGRLIEAVIRSVNNLLEKFHQSFFLYLLTAPHKFVSVGVYMIPFALLIAPLPIVAAALFSRSDKLGLSADEMNPEPGCASHAEISSGSWKWLQAAKVVFMIHLWGIIVSLLPSILSQLPLTIPTNLMLVWAAIAIGTLLICYLVLGTCSTHCGWELLKSVMIAAASMGLSLMSVINFSTAQTGAMLIVPMCLLVQPLRKQVEESVCLRSALLVICNLALVVVGFPTVALLTSRGAFEDFGKTSIGTFWELSQLLWSWNSATYLYLLWIHLPCWVLCLHILLYPCIGRSSKP from the exons ATGGCCGCGGAGGCGGCGGAAGAGAAACGTCAACCAAGGACGAGGCCCAGATCCAGGCTCATCGTCCGCCTCGCCGGGTTCCTCGTCGCCCACAGCGTTCTCGTCAG CGTGGTGTGTGGCATAGCGGGGTCGATcgctttcctcctcctccctttactGGCCAAGAACACTTACGTCTCCGAGAACGCGCTGATGCCAG GTTCTGCCAATCCAATGTTTTCTTCTCAGGATGTACTCGAAGCAAACAGATTTGTCGAGGAAATGATTGATAAAGAAAACACAAAAGCTACAGGAAT AGAAATAGCAAAATTGATAGGTCAGCAGATGGTGGATGTGGGTGCTGAATTGTATTACCACAAATTCCAACCTCATGCCAATCAGTTCCATCCTCTTCATTTTTTCTCTTCCAtcactaatactttggagatgcaaGATAACTCTAGCTGCACATCATTTGGTCTCAATTCTGTTGGTATTATACGAGCGCCTCATGGTGATGGGAAAGAATCGATTGTGTTGGTAACTCCTTACAATGCAAAGAATCTCAGACAGGATGAAGCCTTATCACTAGGGCTTGCCTTCTCAATTTTCTCACTTCTTAGCAGAGTTACATGGCTTGAAAAGGATATAGTTTGGTTAGCTGCAGATTCCAGATATGGAGAGTATATAGCAGTTGATACTTGGCTAAAAGACTACCATAATCCTTCTTTCCTTAGTGATTCAGGGAAGATAGTTGCTGGTATATGTTTTGAAGAAAATATTCACCGTTTTATGGATCAATTAAAGGTTAATGGACCAAAGTGTAATGTTTTTAAGCGTGCTGGAACTATGGCTGTTGCTCTTGTATTTAAGATCGTGGACAAGGAGGAAGAAAGAGATTGTGTTACTATACATGCAGAGGCATCTAATGGCCAGATGCCTAATCTTGATCTTATTAGTATTGTTCGTTATTTGGCAGTTCACAGACAAGGTCTGCATGTAAAGATTGAAACCATGCAATCATTACTTAAATCTGCATTGCTCAAGTTTATTGGTGAAATGCTGCAATGGTTTGGTAAACTGGCCAAACAATTTAATCCAAAATGGAAATTTGATATTACAGCTGCCAAATATGTTCAAGGCACTGCTACTCTTGCAAGCTCAATTTATTATCAG GCCATTGGTGTGCCAACTGGGTCCCATGGGGCTTTCCGTGATTACCAAGTGGATGCAGTTACTCTTGAGCTCTCCCCCAGATTCCCTCTTAATAATGACAACAGTCGATATGCATTTCTTCTTAGGAGTGGCAG GTTAATTGAAGCAGTCATCCGCTCAGTAAATAACCTTCTCGAGAAGTTTCATCAGTCATTTTTCCTCTATCTCTTAACAGCTCCTCATAAGTTTGTGTCTGTCGGAGTTTACATGATTCCATTTGCACTGCTAATAGCTCCTCTTCCAATAGTCGCTGCTGCTCTCTTTTCTCGTAGTGATAAATTAGGGCTTTCAGCAGATGAAATGAACCCAGAACCTGGATGTGCCAGTCACGCAGAAATCAGCTCTGGATCATGGAAATGGCTTCAAGCTGCAAAAGTGGTATTCATGATTCACTTGTGGGGGATCATCGTGTCATTGCTGCCGAGCATTCTTTCCCAACTCCCCCTTACAATCCCAACAAATCTCATGTTAGTTTGGGCTGCAATAGCCATCGGAACCCTGCTGATCTGCTACCTGGTTTTGGGCACTTGTTCCACCCATTGTGGATGGGAACTTCTGAAATCTGTGATGATTGCTGCTGCTTCAATGGGTCTGAGCTTAATGTCAGTCATCAATTTCTCAACTGCACAGACTGGGGCCATGCTGATTGTTCCAATGTGTTTGTTAGTTCAACCTCTGAGGAAGCAGGTGGAGGAAAGTGTTTGTCTCAGGTCAGCACTACTGGTGATCTGCAATTTAGCTCTGGTTGTGGTTGGGTTTCCAACAGTTGCATTACTGACATCTAGAGGTGCGTTTGAGGATTTTGGAAAGACAAGTATCGGTACCTTCTGGGAATTGTCACAGCTCTTATGGTCATGGAACAGCGCCACTTATCTGTACCTACTATGGATTCATCTACCTTGTTGGGTTCTTTGCTTGCATATTTTGCTCTATCCATGTATCGGGAGGTCATCCAAACCATGA
- the LOC135641528 gene encoding uncharacterized GPI-anchored protein At5g19250-like, whose amino-acid sequence MGLGIFLLSFFFLTVLLDSARSGDTTGQLLRGINDYRVSLNLSSLTENENADCLAAQLASAFKGQGCSNTTGSDTVPGTEEQFPDFPDYLTACHLNATVTRDGFIMPACVPDLAPDLVLANYTKSQYNQKLNDSSYAGIGIAEEGNWVVVVLTTNTATGNYASAADASAGSFISVADHNYVMLLLLGFAIYLVG is encoded by the exons atGGGCCTCGGGatcttcctcctctccttcttcttcctcactGTGCTGCTTGATTCAGCCAGATCTGGTG ATACAACCGGTCAGCTTCTTCGAGGTATCAACGATTACAGAGTCTCCCTCAACCTTTCATCACTAACAGAGAACGAGAATGCAGATTGCTTGGCTGCACAGCTTGCATCAGCATTCAAAGGCCAAGGCTGCAGCAACACCACTGGATCAGATACTGTTCCCGGCACGGAGGAGCAGTTCCCCGACTTCCCTGATTATTTGACCGCATGTCATCTAAACGCGACGGTGACGAGAGACGGGTTCATAATGCCAGCTTGTGTGCCGGACTTGGCGCCTGATCTTGTCTTGGCCAACTACACCAAGTCTCAATACAACCAGAAGCTGAACGACAGCAGCTATGCCGGAATCGGGATTGCTGAGGAAGGCAACTGGGTTGTTGTAGTTTTGACCACAAATACGGCCACCGGAAACTATGCTTCAGCTGCAGATGCAAGCGCTGGTTCATTCATTTCAGTTGCTGATCACAACTACGTGATGCTGTTGCTGCTGGGTTTCGCTATTTACCTGGTCGGCTAA